Proteins from a genomic interval of Cryptococcus neoformans var. grubii H99 chromosome 8, complete sequence:
- a CDS encoding UDP-glucuronate decarboxylase yields the protein MSSEKPETITHVGCNRFGFDSTVDIETLRSLYLSPAYIKEGGDVKVSLDAPQKDFSTETTYDHNTNTIQYSTVNKFPPVKLLPNHERKRILVTGGAGFVGSHLVDRLMLLGHEVTVLDNFFTGSRTTVSHWVGHPNFEMVRHDVVEPFLIEVDQIYHLACPASPPHYQINAVKTLKTSFEGTLNMLGLAKRTGARFLITSTSEVYGDPEEHPQREDYWGHVNCIGPRACYDEGKRVAETLTYGYHRKDGVEVRVARIFNTFGPRMNPYDGRVVSNFIIQALKGEDMTVYGDGSQTRSFQYVHDLIDGLILLMNGSDTRPVNIGNGDEFTILEFAEAVRDIVEKVQKEEGNPLAKRVNIIHKEIPIDDPQRRRPDTTRAKESLQWQPKWNVRQGVEEMVRYYSARIREGAI from the exons ATGAGCTCCGAGAAGCCT GAGACTATCACCCACGTTGGTTGCAACCGATTCGGTTTCGACTCTACCGTCGACATCGAGACTCTTAGGAGCTTGTATCTT TCTCCCGCCTACATCAAGGAGGGCGGCGATGTCAAGGTCTCTCTTGACGCTCCCCAGAAGGACTTCTCCACCGAGACCACCTATGACCACAACACCAACACCATCCAGTACTCTACTGTCAACAAGTTCCCCCCCGTCAAGCTGCTCCCCAACCACGAGCGAAAGAGGATCTTGG TTACTGGTGGTGCCGGTTTCGTTGGTTCCCACTTGGTTGACCGACTCATGCTTCTCGGCCACGAGGTTACCGTCCTCGACAACTTCTTCACCGGTAGCAGGACTACT GTTTCCCACTGGGTTGGTCACCCCAACTTTGAGATGGTCCGACACGATGTCGTCGAGCCCTTCCTGATCGAGGTTGACC AGATCTACCACCTTGCCTGCCCTGCCTCCCCCCCTCACTACCAGATCAACGCCGTCAAGACCTTGAAGACTTCCTTTGAAGGTACCCTCAACATGCTCGGTCTGGCCAAGCGAACTGGTGCCCGATTCCTCATCACCTCTACCTCTGAGGTCTACGGTGACCCCGAGGAGCACCCCCAGCGAGAGGACTACTGGGGTCACGTCAACTGTATCGGTCCCCGAGCCTGTTACGATGAGGGCAAGCGTGTCGCTGAGACCTTGACCTATGGTTATCACCGAAAGGACGGAGTTGAAGTCCGTGTCGCCCGTATCTTCAACACTTTCGGTCCCCGAATGAACCCCTATGACGGCCGAGTTGTTTCCAACTTTATCATCCAGGCTCTCAAGGGTGAGGACATGACTGTCTACGGCGACGGTTCCCAAACCCGATCCTTCCAATACGTCCACGACTTGATTGACGGTCTTATCTTGTTGATGAACGGCTCCGACACCCGACCTGTCAACATCGGTAACGGTGACGAGTTCACCATCCTCGAGTTCGCCGAGGCTGTCAGG GACATTGTCGAAAAGGtccagaaggaggagggcaaCCCTCTTGCCAAGAGGGTCAACATTATCCACAAGGAGATCCCCATTGACGACCCCCAGCGACGAAGGCCCGATACCACTCGTGCCAAGGAGTCTCTCCAGTGGCAGCCCAAGTGGAACGTCAGGCAGGGTGTTGAGG AAATGGTCAGGTACTACAGCGCTCGAATCCGAGAGGGTGCCATCTAA
- a CDS encoding vacuolar protein sorting-associated protein 9 — translation MTFPRRPHLKPNMSPPPTPPTVTEPSSNPLPSNPDPAPAHPDETLAPEKPSMNNLATPAPPPRPSTLTAPDAPAQNPPVKGIPASTPAANATPLAGGGRGDDDAESGGVVKGKSIDLSEFDPYATTTTTTTRALGSAFAGRKKKKKSDDAVGLEEPLKRLQEKEEGNARRVEQSVDMAPTGSSQDAARRFGLGEREQASNKPMTPGTSTERDEEASEKDKEPAFNFQGFLKDLKLKSAEPVARYLKSFLSNFVKKPFTVNEQIKLIHDFLAFISEKMVQVEPWKSQSSAEFDNALEAMEKLVMNRLYNYTFTPELVPSQPITTDDLERDRVFSQRVRLFGWIREKHLDVPEGEAAQGFLGFAEQELLKINHYKAPRDKMICILNCCKVIFGLIRNVYGAESGGADAFIPILIFVVLRANPENLISNLEYIQRFRSHSKLQGEAAYYLSSISGAIQFIETMDASSLSNITQPEFESHVEAAIQELPPSPSSEKNGSGMLPLSAASFRTPAAAEKDQGRERRERERDSKLISPFAAATPGDEAARPLSMASAQASLEGTRKWFARTGNLAQEAVSKPLNAIGKILEGMSPADTRQGSEDGSGDEDEEGEGGGGGGRVQGMLTVGETSAGRGPGGVFPRDVFGSRRFRAVTPESPSRRPTFGDEGISRTGTPSSDILPDFSALQIQSSIDASQETYAQTRHANVQTLHQMFPALDEEIVEAVLEGCHDDLGLAIDRLLEM, via the exons ATGACATTCCCCCGCCGGCCACATCTCAAACCCAACATGAGCCCTCCGCCAACCCCTCCGACAGTCACAGAACCCTCATCCAACCCTCTCCCTTCGAACCCGGACCCTGCGCCCGCCCATCCAGACGAAACACTTGCCCCCGAGAAACCATCCATGAACAACCTGGCGactcctgctcctcctcctcggccGTCCACACTCACCGCCCCCGATGCGCCCGCGCAAAACCCGCCAGTAAAAGGTATCCCTGCATCCACTCCTGCCGCAAACGCCACACCTTTAGcgggtggtggaagaggagacgaCGACGCTGAAAGTGGGGGTGTAGTAAAAGGAAAAAGCATCGACCTGTCAGAATTTGACCCGTAtgcgacgacgacgacgacgacaacGAGGGCGCTTGGATCTGCATTTgctgggaggaagaagaagaagaagagcgacGACGCTGTGGGACTGGAGGAACCTTTAAAACGTTTacaagagaaagaagaagggaatgCGAGGAGGGTAGAGCAAAGTGTGGATATGGCACCGACTGGTAGTTCTCAAGACGCAGCTCGTCGATTTGGTCTTGGTGAAAGAGAGCAAGCGAGTAATAAGCCCATGACACCTGGCACATCAAcagagagagatgaagaggctaGCGAGAAAGACAAGGAGCCTGCGTTCAATTTCCAAGGATTCTTAAAGGATCTCAAGCTGAAGAGTGCTGAGCCTGTCGCAAGGTATCTCAAAAG TTTTTTATCAAACTTTGTGAAGAAGCCATTCACCGTGAATGAGCAGATCAAGTTGATTCATGATTTTCTTGCT TTCATCTCTGAGAAGATGGTTCAGGTCGAACCTTGGAAATCTCAATCATCTGCCGAATTCGACAATGCGCTCGAAGCCATGGAGAAGCTGGTCATGAACAGACTTTATAATTA TACGTTTACCCCCGAACTTGTCCCTTCACAACCCATAACGACAGACGACCTTGAGCGTGATCGAGTGTTTTCCCAGCGGGTAAGACTGTTTGGTTGGATAAGGGAGAAGCATTTGGACGTTCCCGAGGGAGAGGCGGCGCAGGGTTTCTTGGGATTTGCAGAGCAAG AGTTATTAAAGATCAACCATTACAAGGCGCCACGAGATAAAATGATTTGTATTTTGAACTGCTGTAAAGTTATCTTTG GCTTGATACGGAATGTGTACGGTGCAGAGTCAGGCGGTGCAGACGCCTTTATCCCGATTCTCATCTTTGTCGTCCTCCGTGCCAACCCTGAGaacctcatctccaacctcGA ATACATCCAACGTTTCCGCAGCCATTCAAAATTACAAGGCGAAGCGGCCTACTACCTGTCTTCCATAAGCGGCGCCATCCAATTCATCGAAACCATGGACgcttcttcgctttccaACATCACCCAACCGGAATTCGAATCACATGTGGAGGCTGCTATCCAAGAACTGCCGCCAAGCCCGTCAAGCGAGAAGAATGGGAGCGGCATGCTGCCGCTGTCCGCTGCTAGTTTTAGGACgccggcggcggcggaaAAGGACCAAGGTCGGGAGCGGCGGGAACGGGAGCGGGATAGTAAGCTCATTTCACCGTTTGCAGCTGCTACACCCGGGGACGAAGCGGCGCGCCCGTTGAGCATGGCTTCTGCGCAAGCTAGTCTTGAAGGGACGCGGAAATGGTTTGCGCGGACGGGGAATTTGGCGCAGGAAGCGGTTAGCAAGCCGTTGAACGCGATTGGCAAGATTTTGGAAGGTATGAGTCCTGCGGATACGAGGCAAGGGAGCGAGGATGGGagtggtgatgaggatgaggaaggtgaaggcggaggtggaggggggagAGTTCAGGGGATGTTGACAGTAGGTGAAACGTCGGCTGGGAGAGGACCGGGAGGTGTTTTCCCGAGAGATGTGTTTGGTTCCAGGAGGTTCAGGGCGGTGACGCCAGAGAGTCCATCGAGGAGACCAACGTTTGGCGATGAGGGTATTTCAAGAAC AGGAACACCATCTTCAGATATCCTTCCCGACTTTTCCGCCCTTCAGATCCAGTCAAGTATCGACGCTTCCCAAGAGACGTACGCGCAAACACGCCACGCCAACGTGCAGACGTTGCACCAAATGTTTCCTGcgttggatgaagagattgTGGAGGCGGTGTTGGAGGGATGTCATGATGATTTGGGATTGGCGATTGACCGATTATTGGAAATGTAG
- a CDS encoding ChAPs family protein — MSELFKDIPEFVETDIGESLAARTETLGSFRELGPPDLCHVMKVYGKPPTQREIGSYHYCSGVEASSSASLAAYLNSLQFSVEDSSAWFGKGSAWKVRSGTYCCFNAFSRVDMRVEANIPGGVDAFVVDLHGQKHPATPELWQETYLSAILRAIRYADDASYRLAGYRKLDPITTPEAEERFLKAAEALFFKGWQLGSDPEIQVATVVTNHLTSAILKYFSDSFRLDRAANLFERMMDKEPEVAALVAKSYIGMNEEIKAVKIMNAALAANPQSYPILHAQVDFLLSKHKYEWAQQVAQQAVNSAPSEFITWAKLTETYIELGQLDQALLTLNSCPMFTYNERDLHRMPTPAKSSMPVKKFIADSNLVDEDSSRENEADIALLRLPAPNLRGTFAKAYSLLTLLVSKIGWDELLKIRSSVFVMEEEYRLHKTNVSVDMNGEAADGASVAGLKRNSSEGVNTPSDIPTIRISSESMRTPNTASGPGFGEKASTHKPALEKPETAQANEDPNSPLGMKSEGEQPVSAFSHKRLCERWLDNLFLVLYEDLRVYTIWRAEISHFKTQHMSYRKTGTEWEILGELASRLHHKEEAKDAYQLCLDSKFSAKALMKLLETYANEGDLQKTLTAAVRLTTYHHRWYMDASYPSMVAHYLYKVGLIHGHAKIQYTMLSMNLPVGIFEIMQGYMKYGATFNVEGSEF; from the exons ATGTCAGAGCTATTCAAGGACATCCCAGAGTTCGTAGAG ACCGACATCGGAGAGAGTCTTGCAGCCAGAACAGAAACTCTTG GCTCTTTCAGAGAACTAGGTCCTCCAGACTTGTGCCATGTTATGAAAGTTTATGGGAAGCCGCCGACTCAACGAGAA ATCGGGTCCTATCACTACTG CTCTGGAGTAGAggcttcatcctctgcatCACTCGCTGCTTACCTAAACTCCCTGCAGTTCTCAGTGGAGGATTCGTCTGCATGGTTTGGCAAGGGGTCGGCATGGAAAGTTCGAAGTGGGACGTACTG TTGCTTCAATGCCTTTTCACGAGTAGATATGCGGGTGGAAGCCAATATTCCCGGTGGTGTCGACGCTTTTGTGGTTGATCTTCATGGTCAAAA ACACCCTGCGACTCCCGAGCTCTGGCAAGAGACATACCTATCTGCGATTTTGCGTGCTATTAGATATGCGGACGATGCCTCCTATAGATTGGCAGGCTATAGAAAGCTGGATCCAATCACAACGccagaagcagaggaaaggTTCCTCAAAGCTGCTGAAGCGTTGTTCTTCAAGG GCTGGCAGCTTGGCTCAGATCCCGAAATACAGGTCGCCACAGTTGTCACCAACCACCTGACCTCTGCTATTCTCAAATATTTTTCTGACTCTTTCAGACTTGATCGTGCCGCCAACCTCTTtgaaaggatgatggacAAGGAGCCAGAGGTAGCCGCTCTAGTGGCGAAGAGTTACATCGGCATGA ACGAAGAGATCAAAGCTGTCAAGATCATGAACGCTGCCCTTGCCGCCAACCCTCAATCCTATCCCATCCTTCATGCCCAAGTCgatttcctcctctccaagcACAAATACGAATGGGCCCAGCAAGTCGCTCAACAGGCGGTCAATTCTGCGCCCAGCGAGTTCATAACTTGGGCCAAACTCACGGAGACGTACATCGAGTTGGGGCAACTCGACCAGGCTTTGCTGACACTCAACTCATGTCCAATGTTCACTTATAACGAAAGAGATCTTCATCGGATGCCTACCCCTGCAAAGTCCAGTATGCCAGTCAAGAAATTTATCGCAGACTCCAAtttggtggatgaggatTCCTCAAGAGAGAACGAG GCCGATATTGCTCTCCTCCGTCTCCCCGCTCCCAACCTCCGCGGCACTTTTGCTAAAGCATACTCCCTCCTCACTCTTCTTGTCTCTAAGATTGGCTGGGATGAGCTTCTCAAAATTAGATCCTCCGTCTTTGTcatggaggaagaatatCGTTTGCATAAAACGAATGTCTCTGTCGACATGAATGGCGAAGCGGCTGATGGTGCATCCGTTGCGGGCTTGAAGAGGAACTCGTCCGAAGGAGTCAACACTCCCAGCGACATACCTACCATCAGGATATCAAGCGAGTCGATGCGCACTCCCAATACGGCTTCAGGACCAGGGTTCGGGGAAAAGGCAAGTACTCACAAGCCCGCTCTGGAGAAGCCCGAGACAGCACAGGCGAACGAAGACCCCAATTCGCCTTtagggatgaagagtgaAGGAGAGCAGCCCGTTTCCGCGTTTTCCCATAAGCGACTATGTGAGAGATGGTTAG ATAATCTCTTTTT AGTTCTATATGAAGACTTGAGAGTTTACACCATTTGGAGAGCAGAGATATCTCATTTCAAAACCCAACACATGTCATACCGAAAGACTGGTACCGAG TGGGAGATTCTTGGTGAACTTGCCTCACGTTTACAtcacaaagaagaggccAAAGACGCGTACCAACTCTGTCTGGACTCTAAATTCAGCGCAAAGGCACTTATGAAGCTTCTTGAAACGTATGCGAATGAGGGAGACCTTCAAAAGACCTTGACAGCCGCTGTGAGGCTGACAAcctatcatcatcg ATGGTATATGGACGCATCATACCCGTCCATGGTCGCACATTATTTGTACAAGGTCGGACTCATACATGGTCATGCCAAAATACAGTACACAATGCTCAGTATG AACCTGCCGGTCGGGATCTTTGAAATAATGCAAGGCTATATGAAATACGGGGCGACGTTCAAC GTCGAAGGTTCAGAATTTTAG
- a CDS encoding mannose-1-phosphate guanylyltransferase — protein MPSTKGVILVGGPSKGTRMRPLTLDCPKPLLPIAGKPMIWHPLQALSNVPGLTEVIIVGFYDDAHMAGFVKEAKREFPNIAISYLREYKALGTAGGLYHFRDSVLRPPVPQHIFICNIDICCSFPFAEMLDLHTAHGGTGTIMGVNVKKETATQYGCIVTDPETNQMVHYVEKPEGWISNIVNGGVYLFDKSLFDVIKVAMDEKTARAAEDPLVKPDEILRLEQDVIVPLAAARKMYVYQTHDFWRQIKTAASAVTATALYLSNYKLTNPSLLAPHAPNIIPPTFIDPSATIDPSAKIGPNVAIGPNVTVGQGVRIKDAIVLEGSTLEKHSCALNSIVGTNSHIGAWSRVDGEQEFDREVKGKISVTILASEVSLAPETMVRSCIVLPNKTLTKNATNQVLL, from the exons ATGCCCAGCACCAAAGGCGTCATCCTCGTAGGCGGCCCCTCCAAGGGCACCCGTATGCGGCCCCTCACCCTCGACT GCCCGAAACCCCTGCTGCCCATCGCAGGCAAGCCGATGATCTGGCACCCCCTCCAGGCCCTCTCCAACGTGCCCGGCCTCACCGaagtcatcatcgtcggcTTCTACGACGACGCCCACATGGCCGGCTTCGTCAAGGAGGCCAAGCGCGAGTTCCCCAACATCGCCATCAGCTACCTCCGCGAGTACAAGGCCCTCGGCACAGCCGGCGGCCTCTACCACT TCCGCGACTCGGTCCTCCGCCCGCCCGTCCCGCAGcacatcttcatctgcaACATTGACATCTGCTgctcctttccctttgccGAGATGCTCGACCTCCACACCGCCCACGGCGGCACCGGCACCATCATGGGCGTCAacgtcaagaaggagaccGCCACCCAGTACGGCTGCATCGTCACTGACCCAGAGACCAACCAGATGGTCCACTACGTCGAAAAGCCCGAAGGCTGGATCTCCAATATAGTCAACGGCGGCGTCTACCTCTTTGACAAGTCTCTCTTTGACGTGATCAAGGTCGCGATGGATGAAAAGACGGCTCGGGCCGC GGAAGACCCCCTCGTCAAGCCTGACGAGATCCTTCGTCTCGAGCAAGATGTGATTGTGCCCCTGGCTGCCGCTAGGAAAATGTACGTCTACCAGACACATGATTTCTGGCGACAAATCAAGACCGCCGC TTCCGCGGTGACGGCCACTGCCCTCTACCTCTCCAACTACAAACTCACCAACCCGTCCCTCCTCGCCCCCCACGCCCCCAACATCATCCCGCCCACCTTCATCGACCCCTCTGCCACCATCGACCCCTCCGCCAAGATCGGCCCCAACGTCGCCATCGGCCCCAACGTGACCGTCGGCCAAGGCGTTCGAATCAAGGACGCCATCGTCCTCGAAGGATCGACTTTGGAAAAACACAGCTGTGCATTGAATAGTATCGTCGGCACCAATTCCCATATCGGCGCGTGGTCAAGAGTCGATGGTGAACAAGAGTTTGACAGGGAagtcaagggcaagattaGCGTCACCATTTTGGCGTCTGAAGTTTCGTTGGCGCCGGAAACAATGGTCAGGAGCTGTATCGTCCTTCCCAAC AAAACGCTCACCAAGAACGCTACGAATCAAGTTCTTCTCTAA
- a CDS encoding chitin synthase, producing MAYHYSHDSDRRQPHGGYNYPSNYSNPSQYSIPDSVYSGHSTNTPRVPSPGGYHQQPSPTTRAVNPAYYQPQPTASSMTSHDLMYGRPSPGPNQYGAAPADVVRGPGATTVPLSQQAPYQPYPSHTDYSDEDKSFASTTHLVSPQKEWGVGSVVPVTTIPPVNQLPYQPYQAYPPRPSPSPITHRGGTSHWHAMRKQLLERRVIKQIPLHNGNLVMDVPVPKGVIPSTKGLGVMDGEMDSMRYSAATCDPDDFMGSKFSLRQYLYGRKTELFIVMTMYNENSELLLRTLNAVIKNIAHLTTRTRSKTWGPDSWKKVVVCIVADGRKVVDPRVLKVLQLMGVYAEGVMKDHVVDKETQAHIFEYTSQVVVSETGEVGFGSTPIQLLFCLKEQNKKKLNSHRWFFNAFGPLIKPNVCVLLDVGTKPSGHSIYELYKCFEKHPTVGGACGEIFADTGKWGKYLWNPLVAGQNFEYKMSNILDKPFESVFGLISVLPGAFSAYRYDAVANHADGTGPLAAYFRGELMNQPGATATIFDRNKFLAEDRILAFEIVVKKNARWRLQYVKAAKAGTDVPATVPEFISQRRRWLNGSIFAATYAMVCFWRIWTSGHGIFRKFTLTFLTIYNLFNLLFNWLSVSSFYLAFFFLISSSISGSSDPFNGAGDEIFQVFNKVYIALIFVVLVCSLGNRPQGSNYMYTFCIFMFAVCQGILLYCAGWTVYQTVPHTSEGWEDVSGLFENRTFVQLALSLMATYGLYLISSLLYFEPWHMLTSFVQYLLLLPSYVNILLIYAMCNLHDVSWGTKGDNGSSKDLGAAKKVEKDGKEMAEVALPTKQEDVEALWQQARQELRVPVKEKAEKRSPETKRADEDRNFRTNVVLLFLGSNMLIILLFTSSTFTNWVNSHFVDATSSTFNPYLTVIFYAVLGLSALRFAGCLLYLIFRMFGY from the exons ATGGCTTACCACTACTCCCACGACAGCGACCGTCGCCAACCGCACGGTGGCTACAATTACCCGTCTAACTATTCAAACCCCTCACAGTATTCCATACCAGACTCGGTTTATTCTGGCCATTCCACCAACACCCCACGCGTTCCTTCCCCTGGCGGGTATCATCAGCAACCTTCTCCGACCACTCGGGCGGTCAATCCAGCATACTATCAGCCGCAGCCCACCGCGTCTTCCATGACTTCTCATGACTTGATGTATGGCCGACCCAGTCCTGGTCCTAATCAGTACGGCGCGGCCCCAGCAGATGTCGTCCGCGGTCCTGGCGCCACGACAGTACCTCTTTCTCAACAGGCGCCGTACCAACCATACCCTTCTCATACAGACTATTCTGATGAAGACAAATCGTTTGCTTCCACTACTCACCTGGTTTCTCCTCAGAAAGAATGGGGCGTCGGATCTGTAGTACCGGTTACTACGATACCACCTGTCAACCAACTGCCTTACCAGCCTTATCAAGCGTATCCGCCGCGgccttccccatccccgATTACCCATCGAGGAGGTACCTCCCATTGGCATGCTATGCGGAAGCAGTTGCTCGAGAGGCGAGTGATCAAACAGATCCCTCTTCACAACGGCAACTTGGTGATGGATGTGCCTGTGCCCAAGGGGGTCATCCCGAGCACCAAAGGACTAGGCGTAATGGATGGAGAAATGGACAGCATGCGGTACTCGGCGGCAACTTGCGATCCTGACGACTTTATGGGAAGCAAATTCAGTTTAAGGCAATATTTGTATGGCAGAAAGACAGAGCTTTTT ATCGTCATGACTATGTATAACGAAAATTCTGAGCTCCTCCTGAGAACACTTAATGCTGTTATTAAGAATATTGCCCACCTTACGACACGTACACGTTCAAAAACTTGGGGTCCCGATTCGTGGAAAAAGGTGGTAGTCTGTATCGTTGCTGATGGCCGAAAGGTTGTCGATCCAAGGGTCCTCAAGGTGCTGCAACTGATGGGTGTCTATGCCGAG GGTGTCATGAAAGACCATGTCGTTGACAAAGAAACCCAAGCCCATATTTTCGAGTACACTTCGCAGGTCGTAGTGTCTGAAACTGGAGAGGTTGGGTTTGGTTCAACCCCTATTCAACTGTTGTTCTGCCTCAAAGA ACAAAATAAGAAAAAACTTAATTCTCATCGTTGGTTTTTCAATGCTTTTGGCCCACTTATTAAGCCCAACGTTTGCGTGCTTCTGGATGTCGGCACAAAACCCTCCGGTCACTCTATATACGAGCTCTACAAATGCTTCGAGAAGCATCCCACTGTCGGGGGAGCTTGTGGAGAGATTTTTGCAGACACTGGAAAGTGGGGAAAATATCTATGGAATCCCTTGGTCGCAGGCCAAAATTTCGAATATAAAATGAGCAACATCCTCGATAAGCCATTCGAAAGTGTTTTTGGACTAATTTCGGTCCTTCCAGGAGCATTTTCTGCCTATCG GTATGACGCAGTGGCAAATCACGCCGACGGGACAGGACCTCTGGCCGCCTACTTCCGAGGAGAGCTCATGAACCAACCTGGTGCTACAGCAACGATTTTTGACAGGAACAAGTTCCTCGCAGAAGATCGTATTCTCGCGTTTG AAATTgttgtgaagaagaatgctCGCTGGCGCTTGCAGTATGTCAAGGCGGCAAAGGCTGGTACCGACGTCCCCGCTACCGTACCCGAGTTCATTTCtcaacgaagaagatggctCAACGGATCCATCTTTGCTGCAACATACGCAATGGTTTGTTTCTGGAGGATTTGGACCAGTGGACACGGTATTTTCAGAAAATTTACGCTTACTTTTTTGACGATATACA ATTTGTTTAATTTGCTCTTCAATTGGCTATCTGTCTCCTCATTTTACCTTGcgtttttcttcctcattaGCTCGTCCATCTCTGGCAGCTCTGATCCTTTTAACGGGGCTGGGGATGAGATATTCCAGGTGTTTAATAAGGTCTATATTGCTCTGAT TTTTGTCGTCTTGGTCTGTTCTCTAGGCAATCGTCCCCAAGGATCCAATTATATGTATACTTTTTG TATATTCATGTTTGCCGTTTGCCAAGGTATCTTGCTGTACTGTGCTGGATGGACAGTTTACCAGACAGTCCCGCACACTTCGGAAGGTTGGGAAGATGTCTCTGGGTTGTTTGAAAACAGAACATTTGTACAACTGGCCCTTTCTCTCATG GCAACGTACGGATTGTATCTCATCTCATCACTTCTCTACTTTGAGCCCTGGCACATGCTCACATCATTCGTTCAatacctcctccttcttccttcataTGTCAATATCCTCCTTATCTATGCTATGTGCAATTTGCATGACGTTTCATGGGGAACCAAGGGTGATAACGGTTCTTCAAAAGATCTCGGTGCCGCAAAGAAAGTAGAAAAGGACGGAAAGGAAATGGCCGAAGTAGCTTTACCGACGAAGCAAGAGGATGTAGAGGCTCTGTGGCAACAAGCCAGACAAGAGTTGAGAGTGCCGGTAAAAGAGAAGGCTGAAAAGAGAAGTCCAGAAACAAAAAGGGCCGATG AGGATCGCAACTTTCGAACCAATGTTGTACTGTTGTTCCTTGGTTCGAACATGCTTATCATTTTGCTCTTCACGTCTTCCACCTTCACCAACTGGGTTAACTCGCATTTTGTGGATGCGACCAGCTCGACTTTCAATCCTTACCTT ACCGTTATCTTCTACGCAGTTCTCGGCCTTTCAGCCCTTCGATTCGCAGGTTGCTTATTGTACCTCATTTTTAGGATGTTCGGCTACTGA